A single genomic interval of Chromatiales bacterium harbors:
- a CDS encoding type II toxin-antitoxin system RelE/ParE family toxin yields the protein MEWKVLFDAEFETEFASLSQDVRLEMLAQAKLLEVFGPQLGRPRVDTLKGSKHANMKELRFDADDGVWRVAFAFDPTRSAILLVAGDKSGSSEKRFYKQLIAKADQRFSAHLTRLKQKG from the coding sequence ATGGAATGGAAAGTTCTTTTCGACGCAGAATTTGAAACCGAATTTGCTTCTCTCTCACAGGACGTGAGGCTGGAGATGCTGGCCCAAGCCAAGCTTCTTGAGGTTTTCGGGCCACAACTCGGACGCCCGCGAGTCGATACCCTTAAAGGGTCTAAGCACGCGAATATGAAAGAGCTCCGTTTCGATGCCGACGATGGGGTCTGGCGCGTGGCTTTTGCGTTCGACCCCACGCGTAGCGCCATATTGCTGGTTGCGGGTGATAAATCTGGCTCCAGTGAAAAGCGCTTTTACAAACAACTGATTGCGAAAGCAGATCAACGCTTCAGTGCGCACTTAACGCGCCTCAAGCAGAAGGGATAG
- a CDS encoding XRE family transcriptional regulator, giving the protein MKTLKDMIDALPADQQKTVAARVDELIAEELTLQDLRKAQNLTQKRMAELLGIGQDNVSRMENRSDMLLSTMRSYIAAMGGELDLIVRFPDRPAVALKSLFDTNDTETPNRQ; this is encoded by the coding sequence ATGAAAACGCTCAAAGACATGATTGATGCACTGCCAGCCGACCAGCAAAAGACGGTGGCCGCGCGAGTAGATGAGCTAATTGCTGAAGAGCTCACGTTGCAGGATTTGCGCAAGGCGCAAAACCTCACGCAAAAGCGCATGGCAGAGCTTTTGGGTATCGGGCAGGACAATGTATCGCGGATGGAAAATCGCTCCGACATGCTGCTCTCCACAATGCGCAGTTATATCGCCGCGATGGGTGGAGAGTTGGACTTGATTGTTCGCTTCCCTGATCGACCGGCTGTGGCATTGAAATCGCTGTTTGACACAAACGATACCGAAACTCCGAACCGCCAGTAA